Proteins found in one Paenibacillus dendritiformis genomic segment:
- a CDS encoding PLP-dependent aminotransferase family protein: protein MRVDLIPYIDEKAGEPKYEQIYRYMKRQILSGAIPAGTRLPSIRQLADSLHLSRNTVEAAYQQLQAEGYADSRPRAGLFVCELESDAELPPPPGCHRDAPPPADPAAAMEYDIDFRHGNIDVAGFPLPLWRKLSNDVWRLMPVEALQYGDRQGEPGLRKQIAAYVRRSRGVDCEPEQIVIGAGIQQLLMLISQMIASERRTVAIENPGYDGAWAIFRNHGLRLVSVPMERDGLNVGLLKASGAEAVYITPSHQFPCGMVMPVAKRLRLLQWAEERDGLIIEDDYDGEFRYHAKPIPALQGLDSGGRVVYMGTFSKSLLPSIRISYMVLPQTLLERYRTDFAVYEQTASKLHQLTLERFMKEGHWDRHVRKIRKIYRKKHGALLAAVKGTMGGQVRVIGQDSGLHVLLRIGNGMTEAALLQAAARAGVKVYPTSNYWGEAADAGDATLLLGFGGVSEQEIEDGIGRLYEAWFSKG from the coding sequence ATGCGGGTGGACCTGATCCCATACATTGACGAGAAGGCGGGGGAACCGAAATACGAGCAGATCTACCGGTATATGAAGCGGCAGATTTTGAGCGGCGCCATTCCTGCCGGCACGAGGCTGCCTTCGATCCGGCAGCTCGCGGACAGTCTGCATCTTAGCCGCAACACCGTAGAGGCCGCCTATCAGCAGCTGCAGGCGGAAGGCTATGCCGACAGCCGGCCCCGCGCGGGCTTGTTCGTCTGTGAGTTGGAGAGCGACGCAGAGCTGCCTCCTCCGCCAGGCTGCCATCGGGATGCGCCTCCGCCAGCCGATCCGGCCGCTGCCATGGAGTATGATATTGATTTCCGGCACGGCAATATTGATGTCGCCGGCTTTCCGCTTCCGCTCTGGCGCAAGCTGTCGAACGACGTCTGGCGGCTAATGCCGGTCGAAGCGCTGCAATACGGGGATCGGCAGGGAGAGCCCGGGCTGCGGAAGCAGATTGCCGCTTATGTGCGCCGGTCGCGGGGAGTCGATTGCGAACCGGAGCAGATCGTCATCGGCGCAGGCATTCAGCAGCTGCTGATGCTGATCAGCCAAATGATCGCCAGCGAGCGCCGAACGGTTGCCATAGAGAATCCCGGCTATGACGGCGCCTGGGCGATATTCCGTAACCACGGGCTGCGCCTCGTCTCGGTTCCGATGGAGCGGGACGGCTTGAACGTCGGCCTGCTGAAGGCGAGCGGGGCCGAAGCGGTCTATATTACGCCGTCCCATCAATTTCCATGCGGCATGGTCATGCCGGTGGCGAAGCGGCTGCGGCTGCTGCAGTGGGCGGAGGAGCGGGACGGCCTCATCATCGAGGATGACTATGATGGCGAATTCCGGTATCACGCGAAGCCGATTCCGGCCCTGCAAGGTCTGGATTCGGGGGGGAGGGTGGTCTATATGGGGACTTTCTCCAAGTCTTTGCTGCCATCCATCCGCATAAGTTATATGGTGCTGCCGCAGACGCTGCTGGAGCGGTACCGGACGGACTTTGCCGTGTATGAACAGACGGCATCCAAGCTGCATCAATTGACGCTGGAACGGTTCATGAAGGAAGGACATTGGGATCGGCATGTGCGGAAAATACGCAAAATTTACCGAAAAAAGCATGGGGCGCTGCTGGCTGCCGTGAAGGGAACGATGGGCGGACAGGTCCGCGTCATCGGCCAGGATTCCGGTCTTCACGTCCTTCTTCGCATCGGCAACGGCATGACGGAAGCCGCTTTGCTGCAGGCGGCGGCCCGCGCCGGGGTGAAGGTGTATCCGACTTCGAACTATTGGGGGGAAGCGGCGGACGCCGGAGACGCCACCCTGCTGCTCGGCTTCGGTGGGGTAAGCGAACAGGAGATTGAAGACGGAATCGGCAGGCTTTATGAGGCTTGGTTTTCGAAAGGATGA
- a CDS encoding macrolide family glycosyltransferase, with product MARVLYVTIPAEGHVNPTIGLVKQLVDNGEEVVYMCSEEYRSRLAQTGAQFRAYQMDETVFRELGFNPTEYTHPLHFTNFILRGIIEPHIPEILRQTENESFDYLIFDSLFGWGGAILGERLGIPTFCSITNLAFAEPLSNIIEVFDADDVDVDALYARLTKTAESVAQACNVAVPALEDITRQYGQSKIVFTSREFQPDADKLDDSYIFIGPSITSRPDAPSFPFEQLRSRYDKVVYISMGSILTKDVELYKLCFEACQDIPAQFVLSCGKDTDLDSLGDLIPHHFIIEPYVPQLEVLQQADAFITHAGMNSTSEALYYDVPLVMIPLSSDQPIVAKRVEELGAGIALDRSRLTPEALKSALLQVLNDSSYKEHAKQVGDSLRNAGGYTEAANRIMSLFSKV from the coding sequence GTGGCACGCGTATTGTACGTAACAATTCCAGCAGAAGGTCACGTTAATCCTACGATAGGATTAGTGAAGCAACTGGTCGACAACGGAGAAGAAGTCGTCTATATGTGCTCGGAAGAATATCGGTCGAGGCTTGCCCAGACCGGAGCGCAGTTCCGAGCCTATCAAATGGATGAAACCGTCTTTCGAGAGCTTGGTTTTAATCCAACGGAATATACACACCCGCTTCACTTCACCAATTTTATACTGCGAGGCATTATTGAACCTCACATTCCCGAAATTTTAAGGCAGACCGAGAACGAGTCATTTGATTACCTGATATTTGACTCCTTGTTCGGTTGGGGAGGGGCTATTCTAGGGGAAAGGTTAGGCATCCCGACGTTCTGCTCCATTACCAACCTGGCTTTCGCTGAGCCTCTAAGCAATATTATAGAGGTGTTCGATGCCGATGATGTAGATGTGGACGCTCTGTATGCCAGACTGACGAAGACGGCGGAGAGCGTCGCTCAGGCATGTAACGTAGCTGTCCCTGCCCTTGAAGATATTACCCGCCAGTATGGGCAGTCCAAGATTGTATTTACTAGCCGTGAATTCCAACCGGATGCGGACAAGCTTGACGATAGCTATATCTTTATCGGACCTTCCATTACGTCACGTCCTGACGCGCCTTCATTTCCGTTCGAACAGCTTCGATCCCGATATGATAAAGTGGTCTATATATCAATGGGGAGCATTTTGACCAAGGATGTGGAGCTTTACAAGCTTTGCTTTGAAGCGTGTCAAGATATCCCGGCTCAATTTGTGTTATCCTGCGGCAAAGACACGGATCTCGATTCGCTGGGTGACCTTATTCCGCATCATTTCATTATCGAGCCATATGTTCCCCAGTTGGAAGTGCTCCAGCAAGCTGATGCTTTTATTACACATGCCGGCATGAACAGTACAAGTGAGGCTCTATATTATGACGTGCCCCTTGTCATGATTCCATTAAGCTCGGATCAACCTATTGTTGCGAAGCGGGTGGAGGAGTTAGGAGCCGGCATTGCGTTAGATAGGAGCCGGCTTACGCCTGAAGCTTTGAAGTCGGCTTTGCTGCAAGTGTTGAATGATTCATCTTATAAAGAGCATGCCAAGCAGGTAGGGGATTCCTTGCGCAACGCTGGCGGGTACACAGAAGCCGCAAATCGGATCATGTCCTTATTTTCAAAAGTATAA
- a CDS encoding LysE family translocator — translation MWFSYMLLGISLSAPVGPVNVAQIKAGLRGGFWNAWFVGIGAMCADVVFMLLIYFGAAAYVTTPLAKLIIWILGCGVLLKLGYDSIRDARTVIDKGDSGGPARKESIGSSFLSGFLIAIANPMNIVFWIGIYGSVMTKTLESSGNGQALWLSCAIFAGVCLWDFTVSLLVHLSRRAVSPRLMKWISIVAGWSLIGFGVYFGYSAIQQTILLLRG, via the coding sequence ATGTGGTTCAGTTATATGCTGCTTGGCATTTCGCTGTCGGCCCCGGTCGGCCCCGTGAATGTTGCGCAGATCAAAGCCGGCCTGAGAGGAGGGTTCTGGAACGCCTGGTTCGTCGGCATCGGCGCGATGTGCGCCGACGTCGTGTTCATGCTGCTGATTTATTTTGGGGCTGCCGCCTATGTAACGACGCCGCTGGCGAAGCTGATCATCTGGATCCTGGGCTGCGGCGTGCTGCTGAAGCTCGGGTATGACAGCATCCGCGACGCCCGTACCGTCATCGATAAGGGGGACAGCGGCGGCCCTGCCCGGAAGGAATCGATCGGATCGTCGTTCCTGTCCGGCTTCCTCATCGCGATCGCCAATCCGATGAATATCGTATTCTGGATCGGCATCTATGGATCGGTCATGACCAAAACGCTGGAATCGTCGGGGAATGGCCAAGCGTTATGGTTAAGCTGCGCGATTTTTGCCGGAGTGTGCCTATGGGACTTCACGGTCTCGCTCCTCGTCCATCTGAGCCGAAGAGCAGTCTCGCCGCGCCTGATGAAATGGATCTCGATCGTTGCCGGGTGGTCGCTTATCGGGTTCGGCGTCTACTTCGGTTACTCCGCGATTCAACAAACGATACTGCTGCTGCGCGGATAA
- a CDS encoding GNAT family N-acetyltransferase has protein sequence MNKGIIIQSPKLDLRTTEERDLTFVMEIENDPDNRPFIGQWTAEQHRAALTEEDVLHAIISDKQGEPAGYMIVTGLADANKSVCIKRITLKQKGRGYGTEAMRLIVQWILKHTEAHRIWLDVKVGNHRARRVYEAVGFVHEGILRDCFFNGEQFESLSVMSILRPEYKG, from the coding sequence ATGAACAAGGGAATCATCATACAGTCGCCCAAGCTGGATCTGCGGACGACGGAAGAGCGGGATCTGACCTTTGTCATGGAGATCGAAAATGACCCGGACAATCGTCCCTTCATCGGGCAATGGACGGCAGAGCAGCATCGGGCTGCCTTGACGGAGGAGGATGTGCTCCATGCCATTATTAGTGACAAGCAGGGCGAGCCTGCGGGTTATATGATTGTAACGGGCTTGGCGGATGCCAATAAGTCAGTGTGCATCAAGCGCATCACGTTGAAGCAGAAGGGCCGGGGTTACGGGACCGAGGCGATGCGGCTTATCGTGCAATGGATCTTGAAGCATACGGAAGCGCACCGCATATGGCTGGATGTCAAGGTAGGGAACCACCGTGCGCGCCGCGTCTATGAAGCGGTCGGCTTCGTCCACGAAGGGATATTGCGGGACTGCTTTTTCAACGGAGAACAGTTCGAATCGCTATCGGTTATGTCGATCCTTAGACCTGAATATAAGGGATAA
- a CDS encoding MFS transporter codes for MSFMRQLTRTQWIGFGLVISILFVDMLLYSLFIPVVPYFTERYEMSSTMVGILFGSYAAALFLLTPFFGRITDRIGRRQTIILGLASMVGATMLFVFANSPLALIGARFIQGLAAAASWTAALALLADLFPGKLRGAAMGMAMTGISSGSLLGAPIGGWLFNIGDHHTPFWFAAALTAAIFLLVLLFLKEPVRTNRPAQGGTFSLLRHKTVLFIACVILAAETTLTMLEPLLPLYLTERFQMDPLALGLLFGLMTLCYGFIAPVAGAMSARFNPFRLMVIGVAAMAVVLPFIAVAGHPVLVLAAGCLIGAAVGFTLSPTLPTLGAIVDKGDEGDYGVAYALFNMIHAVGMMLGPLVGGVLTDILPIASALAAVALVLLAAAIGGGLFVRRHPRLFSLSETAQGTTS; via the coding sequence ATGTCATTCATGCGTCAACTGACCCGTACCCAATGGATTGGATTCGGGTTGGTTATCAGTATTTTATTTGTCGACATGCTCTTATACAGTCTATTTATACCGGTTGTTCCCTATTTTACGGAGCGGTATGAGATGTCTTCCACCATGGTGGGCATTCTGTTCGGCAGCTACGCCGCCGCGCTGTTCCTGCTGACGCCATTCTTCGGCCGGATAACCGATCGTATTGGCCGGCGCCAGACCATCATTCTCGGCTTGGCGAGCATGGTGGGCGCGACGATGCTGTTCGTCTTCGCGAATTCCCCGCTGGCGCTTATCGGGGCCCGCTTCATTCAAGGCCTCGCCGCAGCCGCCTCGTGGACGGCAGCCTTGGCCTTGCTCGCCGATCTGTTCCCCGGCAAGCTGCGGGGAGCCGCGATGGGCATGGCGATGACCGGAATCTCCTCCGGCTCATTGCTCGGAGCGCCGATTGGAGGCTGGCTGTTCAACATCGGCGATCATCATACGCCGTTCTGGTTCGCGGCCGCTCTGACGGCGGCGATCTTCCTGCTGGTGCTCCTGTTCCTGAAGGAGCCGGTCCGGACGAACCGGCCGGCACAAGGAGGAACCTTTTCCTTGCTGCGGCACAAGACGGTTCTGTTCATCGCCTGCGTCATCCTGGCTGCGGAGACGACGTTGACGATGCTGGAGCCGCTGCTGCCGCTCTATCTGACCGAGCGCTTCCAGATGGATCCGCTCGCGCTGGGTCTTCTGTTCGGGCTGATGACATTGTGCTACGGCTTCATCGCCCCGGTGGCGGGAGCGATGTCGGCGCGCTTCAATCCGTTCCGCCTCATGGTCATCGGGGTTGCCGCCATGGCCGTCGTGCTGCCGTTCATTGCGGTGGCGGGGCATCCCGTGCTCGTGCTGGCGGCAGGCTGCCTGATCGGGGCGGCGGTCGGCTTCACGCTGTCCCCGACGCTGCCGACTCTGGGCGCCATCGTCGACAAAGGCGACGAAGGAGATTATGGCGTCGCCTATGCGCTCTTCAACATGATCCATGCCGTCGGCATGATGCTCGGTCCACTGGTCGGGGGCGTGCTGACCGACATTCTTCCGATCGCGTCGGCACTTGCGGCGGTCGCTCTCGTTCTGCTGGCGGCGGCCATCGGAGGCGGACTGTTCGTGCGGCGTCACCCGCGCCTATTTTCCCTGTCGGAGACGGCTCAAGGGACAACTTCATAG
- the hrpB gene encoding ATP-dependent helicase HrpB, whose protein sequence is MVEQQNRLPIEDALPALKDALEAARGAVLVAEPGAGKTTRVPLALLDEPWLRGQRIVMLEPRRLAARSAARYMARTMGEKPGETVGYRVRLDTKVSAATRVEVITEGVLTRMLQEDPALEGVGLLIFDEFHERHLHADLGLALALESQALLRDDLRILVMSATLDAEPVAALLGGAPVIHSPGRTYPVDTHYAPQPESVPLDRAVARMIAAALQRHDGDLMAFLPGAGEIRRTEEALHAELRSHGMDGRVRVAPLFGQLSAEAQDAAIAPGTDGRRKVVLATALAETSLTVEGVRIVVDSGLMRVPRFSPRTGMTRLETVPVSRASADQRRGRAGRLGPGVCYRLWPEARHAQLPAHNTPEILDADLAPLVLELAAWGSAAADLRWLTPPPAAALAQGADLLQRLGALTPAGALTAHGRELAANGLHPRLAHMIVRAEPLGLRAAACDLAALLGERDLFRKAPGAAETPLSPDLTLRLEALAARRASQAAAAGGRLDEGAVRQVREQAQRYRQAFGAPADAPPPSAAEAGLLAAFAYPDRIAERRADGRYLLANGRGAAFAPAVARSAPLAREPYLVALQLDDTGADSRILLAAALDRALLERHFAEQLVRDTQVAWDAAAQAVRARERVRLGALTLADAPHPAPDAEAVQRALLQGIAREGLALLPWTKQARQWQTRLQFMHRHQPDWPDAGEEALLSKLEEWLGPHVYGMRSRADLQSLNLAGALEALLPWEKRQQLEREAPTHMTVPSGSRIPIDYTDPDRPVLAVRLQEVFGWKETPRIANGAVPLTLHLLSPAQRPVQVTQDLASFWHNTYFEVKKDLKGRYPKHYWPDDPHEAIATRRTRPQPPRG, encoded by the coding sequence ATGGTGGAGCAACAGAACCGATTGCCGATAGAGGATGCCCTGCCCGCGTTGAAGGATGCCCTTGAGGCAGCCCGCGGGGCGGTGCTCGTCGCCGAGCCGGGGGCGGGCAAGACGACGCGCGTGCCGTTGGCGCTGCTGGACGAGCCGTGGCTCCGGGGCCAGCGCATCGTGATGCTGGAGCCGCGGCGGCTGGCGGCCCGTTCGGCCGCCCGCTATATGGCGCGGACGATGGGGGAGAAGCCCGGCGAGACCGTGGGCTACCGGGTCCGCCTCGATACGAAGGTGAGCGCCGCGACGCGGGTGGAAGTCATCACGGAGGGCGTCCTGACCCGGATGCTGCAGGAGGACCCGGCGCTGGAGGGCGTGGGGCTGCTCATCTTCGATGAGTTCCATGAGCGGCATCTGCACGCCGATCTCGGCCTGGCGCTGGCGCTCGAATCGCAAGCGCTGCTGCGCGACGATCTGCGTATCCTCGTCATGTCCGCCACGCTGGATGCTGAGCCGGTCGCCGCCCTGCTGGGCGGCGCGCCCGTCATCCATAGCCCGGGGCGGACGTATCCGGTGGATACGCATTATGCCCCGCAGCCGGAGAGCGTGCCGCTCGACCGGGCGGTCGCCCGGATGATCGCCGCTGCGCTGCAGCGCCATGACGGCGACCTCATGGCGTTCCTGCCCGGCGCGGGCGAGATTCGCCGCACGGAGGAGGCGCTCCATGCCGAGCTGCGCTCGCACGGCATGGACGGGCGAGTGCGGGTCGCCCCGCTGTTCGGCCAGCTCTCGGCCGAAGCGCAGGACGCCGCGATCGCGCCCGGAACGGACGGCCGGCGCAAGGTCGTGCTCGCCACGGCGCTGGCCGAGACGAGCTTGACGGTAGAAGGCGTCCGCATCGTCGTCGACAGCGGCCTCATGCGCGTGCCGCGCTTCTCGCCGCGCACTGGGATGACGCGCCTGGAGACGGTGCCCGTCTCCCGCGCGTCCGCCGACCAGCGGCGCGGCCGGGCCGGCCGGCTCGGCCCCGGCGTCTGTTACCGGCTCTGGCCGGAAGCGCGGCACGCCCAGCTTCCGGCACATAATACGCCGGAAATTCTCGACGCGGACCTGGCCCCGCTCGTGCTGGAGCTGGCGGCCTGGGGCAGTGCCGCCGCCGACCTGCGGTGGCTGACCCCGCCGCCCGCGGCCGCCCTGGCCCAGGGCGCCGATCTGCTCCAACGGCTCGGCGCCTTGACGCCGGCGGGGGCGTTGACGGCGCACGGGCGCGAACTGGCCGCGAACGGCCTGCACCCGCGGCTCGCGCACATGATCGTGCGGGCCGAGCCGCTCGGTCTCCGCGCCGCCGCCTGCGATCTGGCGGCGCTGCTCGGCGAGCGCGACCTCTTCCGCAAGGCCCCGGGCGCGGCGGAGACGCCGCTTAGCCCGGATCTGACCTTGCGCCTAGAGGCGCTCGCGGCCCGCCGCGCTTCGCAGGCGGCTGCAGCCGGCGGACGGCTGGACGAAGGCGCCGTCCGCCAGGTGCGCGAGCAGGCGCAGCGCTACCGCCAGGCGTTCGGCGCCCCTGCGGACGCGCCGCCGCCATCCGCCGCCGAGGCGGGCCTGCTGGCCGCGTTCGCGTACCCGGACCGCATCGCGGAGCGCCGGGCGGACGGCCGCTACCTGCTCGCGAACGGGCGCGGGGCGGCGTTCGCCCCCGCCGTGGCCCGCAGCGCCCCGCTGGCGCGCGAGCCTTATCTCGTCGCCCTGCAGCTCGACGACACTGGCGCGGACAGCCGCATCCTGCTGGCGGCGGCTTTGGATCGCGCCCTGCTGGAGCGGCACTTCGCCGAGCAGCTCGTGCGGGACACGCAGGTCGCCTGGGACGCGGCGGCCCAAGCCGTCCGTGCGCGCGAGCGCGTCCGGCTGGGCGCGCTCACGCTTGCCGATGCGCCGCACCCGGCCCCCGATGCGGAGGCGGTGCAGCGCGCGCTTCTGCAGGGCATCGCCCGGGAAGGGCTGGCCCTGCTGCCCTGGACCAAGCAGGCGCGCCAATGGCAGACGCGCCTTCAATTCATGCACCGGCATCAGCCGGATTGGCCTGATGCCGGGGAGGAAGCCCTCCTCTCGAAGCTGGAGGAGTGGCTCGGCCCGCACGTCTACGGAATGCGAAGCCGTGCGGACCTGCAGAGCCTCAACCTCGCGGGGGCGCTCGAAGCGCTGCTCCCGTGGGAGAAGCGGCAACAGCTCGAGCGGGAAGCGCCGACCCATATGACGGTGCCGAGCGGATCGCGGATCCCGATCGATTACACCGATCCGGATCGGCCGGTGCTCGCCGTTCGGCTCCAGGAAGTGTTCGGCTGGAAGGAGACGCCGCGCATCGCGAACGGCGCAGTGCCGCTGACCCTGCACCTGCTCTCGCCCGCCCAGCGTCCGGTGCAAGTCACGCAGGACTTGGCAAGCTTCTGGCATAATACCTACTTCGAAGTCAAAAAAGATCTGAAAGGCCGCTACCCCAAGCATTATTGGCCGGATGATCCGCATGAAGCAATCGCGACACGCCGGACGAGGCCGCAGCCGCCGCGCGGATAA
- a CDS encoding YidC/Oxa1 family membrane protein insertase, with the protein MALLQGIADILYMVLRGLYGLIGDWGIAVILLTLAVRGLLFAVSLHTSRQQLRQARMQKELQAVRAQCGEDSERLLQETGKLYAKYGIRPISQLASLLVQMPILYALYQLFSAHGSAMSSLLVPWVASFAQSDPWHIVPIAYAAVSFVSMLIPLTAELTGTGSGLSRSLLPLLATGLSLLFLWRMPVALGLYWTANKLYFILERLFFRTGWGHRLLYKNIPEAS; encoded by the coding sequence ATGGCTCTGTTACAAGGGATAGCAGATATATTGTATATGGTATTGAGGGGGCTGTACGGCCTGATCGGGGATTGGGGCATCGCCGTAATTCTATTGACGCTGGCGGTGCGCGGCCTGCTCTTCGCCGTGAGCCTGCACACGTCCAGACAGCAGCTGCGGCAAGCGAGAATGCAGAAGGAGCTGCAGGCCGTTCGCGCGCAATGCGGCGAGGACAGTGAGCGGCTGCTTCAGGAGACGGGCAAGCTGTATGCGAAATACGGCATCCGCCCCATCTCTCAACTGGCATCGCTGCTCGTGCAAATGCCGATTCTATACGCGCTGTATCAATTGTTCTCTGCTCACGGAAGCGCAATGAGCTCCTTGCTCGTACCATGGGTCGCCTCCTTCGCGCAGTCCGATCCGTGGCATATCGTCCCGATCGCCTATGCGGCGGTGTCGTTCGTCAGCATGCTGATCCCGCTGACAGCCGAGCTGACCGGAACCGGCAGCGGCCTGAGCCGCAGCCTGCTGCCGCTGCTGGCGACCGGGCTGTCATTGCTGTTTCTGTGGCGGATGCCGGTGGCGCTTGGGCTGTATTGGACAGCGAACAAGCTCTATTTTATTCTGGAGCGGCTGTTCTTCCGTACGGGCTGGGGACATCGCCTCCTGTATAAAAATATACCGGAGGCATCCTAA
- a CDS encoding aromatic ring-hydroxylating oxygenase subunit alpha — MIIQDEVLRKEWIVACRADEVKEKPIQVHIMGERVVVFRTGDGVHAFKDLCIHRGAALSLGCVKNGHLVCPYHAWEFDASGACVHIPQLPAEQAIPKKAQVTAYGCEERYGFIWVNLGGKDAPWFPFPEYEAEGWRHVVWGPQTVEAKPPRIVENFLDVGHLAVVHEGYLGVETHTEIGDYRVHRVPEGIRSEEIEIFQPDPDGSGQAKHVYYTYEIARPLTVKFVKRDKETGQRMSILLTVRPQDTATSVAYGVISFSYDPGLSDSEITSFQDMIFAQDKPVVENQKPEDLPLDLQVELSLKCDRVSIAYRQYLKELGVEWGTA; from the coding sequence ATGATCATCCAGGATGAAGTATTGCGCAAGGAATGGATTGTCGCCTGCCGGGCGGATGAGGTGAAGGAGAAGCCGATTCAAGTCCATATCATGGGAGAGCGCGTTGTCGTGTTCCGCACGGGGGACGGCGTGCATGCGTTCAAGGATCTGTGCATCCATCGCGGGGCGGCGTTATCGTTGGGCTGCGTCAAGAACGGGCATCTCGTCTGCCCGTATCATGCGTGGGAATTCGACGCTTCCGGCGCCTGCGTGCATATTCCGCAGCTGCCGGCGGAGCAGGCCATTCCGAAGAAAGCGCAAGTGACTGCATACGGATGTGAAGAGCGTTACGGCTTCATCTGGGTTAACCTCGGGGGCAAGGACGCGCCGTGGTTCCCGTTCCCGGAATATGAAGCGGAAGGCTGGCGCCATGTCGTCTGGGGGCCGCAGACCGTCGAAGCGAAGCCGCCGCGGATCGTGGAGAACTTCCTCGATGTCGGCCATCTGGCCGTCGTGCATGAAGGTTATCTCGGGGTGGAGACGCATACCGAGATCGGAGATTACCGGGTTCATCGCGTGCCGGAGGGAATCCGTTCGGAGGAGATCGAGATTTTCCAGCCGGATCCGGATGGAAGCGGACAAGCGAAGCATGTCTACTACACGTATGAGATTGCGCGCCCGCTCACGGTCAAGTTCGTCAAGCGGGACAAGGAGACCGGGCAACGGATGTCGATTCTGCTGACGGTTCGTCCGCAGGACACGGCGACGTCCGTAGCTTACGGCGTCATCTCGTTCAGCTACGATCCAGGGTTGAGCGACAGCGAGATTACCAGCTTCCAGGATATGATTTTCGCGCAGGACAAGCCGGTCGTCGAGAATCAGAAGCCGGAGGATCTGCCGCTTGACCTACAGGTGGAGCTGTCGCTCAAATGCGATCGGGTCAGCATCGCTTACCGTCAATATTTGAAGGAGCTCGGTGTCGAGTGGGGAACCGCTTGA
- a CDS encoding CcdC family protein, translating to MSHALVSPQLMSLLVSLAAGTAVIVLRLRASHKPTSAKKIIMPPVGMASGFLMFVVPAMRIPWTWGIAAFVAGALCFSYPLIRTSRFEVNDGQVYLKRSNMFIVVIVALLILRLILHDVVEQYVSMMQSASIFFILAFGMLLPWRVAMLMEYRKLTGSADTGAEENRST from the coding sequence ATGTCACATGCCCTGGTGTCGCCGCAATTGATGTCACTGCTTGTATCGCTCGCGGCCGGGACGGCGGTCATTGTGCTGCGCCTGCGCGCGTCCCATAAGCCGACATCCGCCAAAAAGATTATTATGCCGCCTGTCGGGATGGCCTCCGGATTTCTGATGTTTGTCGTTCCGGCGATGCGGATCCCGTGGACATGGGGGATTGCCGCTTTTGTAGCCGGCGCGCTATGCTTCTCGTACCCGCTTATCCGCACATCGCGGTTCGAGGTGAACGACGGGCAAGTGTATCTGAAGCGTTCGAATATGTTCATCGTGGTCATCGTCGCGCTGTTGATTTTGCGGCTCATTCTGCATGACGTCGTGGAGCAGTATGTCTCGATGATGCAGAGCGCGTCCATCTTCTTCATCCTGGCGTTCGGGATGCTGCTTCCCTGGCGTGTGGCCATGCTGATGGAATACCGGAAGCTGACAGGTTCTGCGGATACAGGGGCGGAAGAGAACCGCTCCACGTAG
- a CDS encoding TetR/AcrR family transcriptional regulator has product MRERIMKAFIEELLDKGMKFTMDDLAGRLGISKRTLYEHFSSKAELLDTIIVQALEEADRKTEAIMEDASMPLLDKIKAVMTVLPNHFELVDNRILDQMKRVFPEQWAKIDQSLKDDWATLRFLIEQGMEQGLIRKQSVPLLMKVITDAVNSTLDQRFFARQRIALPEAMDAIADVLLFGLVPRSEADQAGGARE; this is encoded by the coding sequence ATGCGTGAGCGCATTATGAAGGCATTCATAGAAGAATTGCTGGACAAAGGAATGAAATTTACGATGGACGATCTGGCCGGCCGGCTAGGGATCAGCAAGCGCACGCTGTATGAGCATTTCTCCTCGAAGGCGGAGCTGCTGGATACCATCATCGTGCAGGCGTTGGAGGAAGCGGACCGGAAGACGGAAGCGATTATGGAGGATGCCTCCATGCCCTTGCTGGATAAAATCAAAGCGGTTATGACGGTGCTGCCGAATCATTTCGAGCTGGTTGATAACCGGATTCTGGATCAGATGAAGCGCGTATTTCCGGAGCAATGGGCCAAGATCGACCAATCGCTGAAGGACGACTGGGCTACGCTGCGCTTTCTGATCGAGCAAGGCATGGAGCAGGGCTTGATTCGGAAGCAAAGCGTGCCGCTTCTTATGAAAGTCATTACCGATGCGGTCAATTCCACCTTGGACCAGCGCTTCTTCGCCAGACAGCGCATTGCTCTGCCCGAAGCGATGGATGCGATCGCGGATGTGCTCCTGTTCGGCCTCGTGCCGCGAAGCGAGGCAGACCAAGCCGGGGGAGCGAGGGAGTGA